A window of Oreochromis niloticus isolate F11D_XX unplaced genomic scaffold, O_niloticus_UMD_NMBU tig00007254_pilon, whole genome shotgun sequence genomic DNA:
CCTACTAGCTGTCAACATTCGTAATGACAGGCTCATCATGACAGGAAGTGGCATCTACACCCCTTTTTCTGCCACCTACCACCACGCCAGGAAAGGGGACCCAGAGGAGGGCAGGCTGCTGGTGGCCAGAGTGCCAGTTTTGGAGCCACTTGAGGTAAAACAAAGTGCAGCCAAAGAGGTGGAGGCTGGTGGTGGGGAGTCAACAATATCAGCGGCTACAGACTCTGGATACTGCTACCAAGATAGCTGTGATgaccctcctcctccctcctacCCCACCTTCATCTCCTCTATGATGTatgacacatttacatttgtccTCTTAAATGAGACACAAGGCGACATTAAAGTGTGCAACGGCACTTTCTGCTGCCGCCTGC
This region includes:
- the LOC109198605 gene encoding biotinidase-like encodes the protein MNQLPLLDSIQFQQAFSLAANVTLLAVNIRNDRLIMTGSGIYTPFSATYHHARKGDPEEGRLLVARVPVLEPLEVKQSAAKEVEAGGGESTISAATDSGYCYQDSCDDPPPPSYPTFISSMMYDTFTFVLLNETQGDIKVCNGTFCCRLQYRWLLQDHKELYAFGALAGTHTVNGRYALQVCAVVCCAGLDQSSCGQERKSRV